CCGGTCGAAGGCCTTCACATGACCGTCGAGAAACGACTCCTGAGCCTGGTTGGCGTAAGCAATGTGCACGGCTTTACCCGAATGCGATAGGCGCAGAATGAACATCCACAGCTTCAACCACACCCCACCGATGAGGGCGTAGAACTCCCCGAAGTCGACCTCGGCTTCAGCCGCCGGGGCATGGGTTTGAGGAACCTTGACCTCCAACGACTGATCGAAAATGTCCCGGCGCAGCTTCGCGACCAGGGTTCGCACACTCGACTCCGCAACCTCGACTCCTTCCTCCTCGACGAGGCGCTGCCAGACCCGCCGGGCGGTATGACGCTGCTTCCGAGGGACCTCTTTGTCAGCAACTAACCAAGCCCGGACGGTGGCAACGTGCTCACCGAGGACTGGTGCTACCCTCTCCGGAGTCTTCCGCCGCGGTGGTACCGCATCCGCCAACGCCTGACGTACCGTCCTGCGGTGGACCTTGTACTTTTGGGCTAACTGTCGAATCGACATCTCATGGTCTCTGTGGTCTCGTCGGATATTCTCGAATTGCTCCACTCTCGACATCTCCTTCATATGCCCCACCTCTTCGTGAACGTCTTGGTCGACATCACGAACGGTACGGCTGGTAGGTCGGGGGTGGGGCCAAATCAGAGGATCATTTTTGCTCCAAGTGGGGCCATTTCAGACTGTCACACTCAGGATCTGACGGCACGCACTTGTTCACGACCCGTAACCGCAGGGTCAGCTACTCGAGCGAACCTCCAAACCTTCGTTGATGATCTAGATGTTGCTGGCCATGAAGTTGTTACGGCAACGCGAACCGATGTCGTGGTGATGATCGAAACCATGCGACGTCACCACAAATGGTCTGCTTCGCGAATCGCGTTCGAGTTGGGACAGAGTGGTAGGAGTATCAGCCGCCGTACGGTCACGCGCCTACTCGCACACCTCGGGCTGAATCGCCGGATGATGATCGACCCGACCGGCGCAACGAACCGGGAACCACGGAAGATAGTGGCTGAGCGCCCCGGCCACATGGTGCACGGCGACGTGAAGAAGCCCGGGCGCATTCCGGACGGCGGCGAATGTGCGCGTGCACGGCAAGAGCAGCCTCGAAGCAAAGAAGTTGGTCGGACGAAGAAGCGAGGCGGGAAAACGGGCTACATGTTTCTCCCTGCTACGAACCAAGATCTTATCGTTCCAACCCTGCAATGAGACCAAGGACTGTAGCCGTGAACTGGAAGCTCTCCCACATCAGAGCAGTTCCATCAGTCCGGGGGGCATCTGAGAGTGCGGCAAGGGTTCAGGCAGGTGTTCTCTTGGACCATCGCGATCCTCTTTGTGGGGGTTGTATGTGTGGAAAGGCCCGTCCGGGTCAAGGATGGTGCGCATCATTGGATCAAGATAGTCACGGTAGAACACGACGATCGCCGGTCCACCCTCAAGGCGCATCTTCTCCCACGAGATCCACAGAGCCTCCAGGCGCATCACCACCTCGGGATACCGCCACCACTGAGGATCCCACCGGAATTTCGCCACATCATCCAAGGGCCGCGAGTACGTGGGGAGCAACCAATCGGTGACCCATTCTCCGACGTTGTCGTACACAGTCTCCGGCTCGGCCGAGGCGTCATCCTCGAGGCCGGCGGCGTAGTCGGCTTCATCCATGAGTGGTCTCTCCAATCACTGACTCGTAGTACTCCTGGGAGGCTTTCGCATCGTCTCCGTAGGGTTTCGTCGAGAAATGCTGCAAGGCCAACAGCAGGGCCGGCTGACCTGAGGCGGTCATGATCGCCCGCCCGCGCGGCAACTGCGCAATATCAGACGTGTCGAAGATCCGCTCTCGCTGAATCGACGTCGTCGTCGACCGACCGCCGCGCTGCGTCGACGTGGAGCGTTTCGTGACGTCGCGATCACCGACCAAGGAGGCCAGGAACGGCAGGAACTTATCTTCGGACAGACCACTGCCGGCCACACGCACATTCGCCGCCGACCACAGTTTGTTCATCCCCGATTCCCCGTAGGCTTCGATGCCCTGGGAATAGGACTGGAAGAACGTCGAGACCACGATGCCGCGTGACCCATAGTGCGAGTACACATCCGGAAGCTCATGCCAGCGCACGACGTTCGCTGCCTCGTCGAGAACAGCCATGAGAGGAGTCGAGAGCCGTCCGCCACGTTGACGAGCGGCGATCTCCTCAGCCGTTGTGAGCAGAGCCATGACCAGTGCTGCTGTGATCGCGCGTGCACTGCCGCCTCCCTCGCGGGAGATGAGGTAGAGCGTGTCTGTGGAGGCCACGAACCTCTCGAGGTCGAGTTCGGGCCGCTTGCGTGCGTTCGGGCGCACCCACGCGGCGACCTTCGGGTTACCGAGGATTCCCACCCACGTGCGGATCTGCCCATACACACCGTCGCGCTGCTTCTCGGTGACCATCTGGTCTTTCTCAAGTGCCTGCGCGATCGTGCCCTCGCCGGCCTCACGGAGGATTCGCTCAGCCGTGAAGTCCTTTTCGTCATTGACCCACCGGTACACATCAGTGATCGGTCGCTCACCGAGGGCGCAGGCGTAGATGTAGCGTGACAGGGCCGTCTTCGCGGTCGGCCCGAAGTAGGCGTCTTCACGTGCGTCCTTGGCTGTTGCCGAGGTGCGGAAGACGTCGGCGAGTTTCTCCGCCGTCTCCATATCGCGCACGAACGTCAGCGGGTTCCAGAACCACGACGGTTCCTCACCGATGATGCCCTGCACATCGTGGACCCACACGGTGCCCTTCATCGACCTCGGCCCACGAGTGAGATCGACAATGTCTCGCTTGTTCGACGTCGCCAGCACCGGACCCTCGGTTTCGAGGATCTGCGGTACACACACGCACGAGGTCTTACCCGCGCGTGGTCCCATGATCCAAATCTGCACCCACTCCCAGGAGGCGAACAACGGCTTCATGTTGTTGACTAGCTTGCCCAGCGGCACGCCCAGGCTCGCGCCTGTGGCACCGAGGCGTTCGGCATCCTTGCTTGCTTGCTTCTCTGTGAGCTCGTCGACGTCCTTGATGCGGGTCATGTCCCGTGCTCGGTCATCGACGCGGCTGCCGGTACGGCGGTTCTTCCTCCACGCGAGCACGATGAGAGCAGCGACTGCGCCAAGGATCAGCACCTGTGCGAGGAAGACAAGAATCTGTAGACCGGTGACCGGGACGTCCCCGGTCACCTGGGCAATGAGCACGACGAAAGGATTCGCCGATGCAGCGGACTCGCGGATCGTGGGATCGACAACGACCGAGACCCAGTACATGCCGAAGACCATGACGCCGAGGGCGATGAGTGCCCCGATGATCAACCACCCGGTATCGGCGTCGAGTGGCTGTGTCTTCCGTCCTGCTTGCTGAGCCATAATCAGGCCGCCTTCTTCCACGCCTTATTGGTATCGCCAACACCACTGTGCAGCTCCACACTTGTCATCACCGTGCGGAATGGCACTCCCGGCTTCTTACCGATCTTGAGCAGGAACTTGCCCAATCCGGGCGGTTCGGCTGCTGTGCCGGTGTCCGGGTTGATCATGGCCTCTGCCGACCAGTCGGTGATCATCGACTTCTCCTTGGCCGTCATCGCGAACACCTCCTCGAGGTTGCCCATCTCGCGCTCGGCGAGACCACCGAGGAATACTTGAGCGGAACGCTCGACGAAGCCCCACGCGATCTCTGTCAGGTGCGGAGACGACAGTTTCAAGTCGCTCATCGTGTGAGTGCACATCATCTGCGCCAGACCACGCTGACGGTTCAGGCGGGTCAGCGAGTCGAGGAAGTGGACCATGACCTCGGCGGCTTTGAGCATTCTCCACAGCTCATCCATGATGAGCAGGTAGTGAGTCTGTTCTCGGCCTTCGGCATCAGCCAGGTGCTTCTCGGCCGAGACAACCGCGGATCCGTGTGCCCAGCACACGGACTGCACAGCTGCGCCGAGCTTCGCGTCGGCGTCATCAATGCCGGAAATGTCGAAGCACATTGGGCGACCGGTCTCAATGTGCTCATCCGTGTGCTCGGAGAACAGATCACCGAACTGTCCATTGGCCGACAGGGCAATGAGACCATCGAGCAGCCCACCAACACGCTCGTCGTACTTCTCATCACTGTCCGTGGCCAGTGCGATCGACCGCAGCGCAGCGGGGCGGGAGGCAATGTATTCGCGCAGATCATCGACCCGACGAGTCTCGGTGAAATCTGGGTCGAGTTGGCGCAGTGTCTCTGACAGGATCGTGCTCTCGTGCGCTTTCATCTTGCGGTCGAGTACGAGTTCCAGGAGTCCCGAAATCGTGGTCAACCGGCGACCCCGCATTTCTTCGAGCGCCTGCCGGCGGCGCTCGGGATCCTCGATTCCACGCAGACGAGTGATGACCGGGCCCAGATCCAACGGATTCCGGTGGCCACGGCCGCGTGCCATCTTGATGACCTGACCATCCTGGGCTTCGATCAGCTCGGCATAGTCAGGTTTCGTGTCCGAGAGCACCATGGGGATGACTCCCCAGTCCGCGAGGATCGTGACCATGCGCCGCATGAGCGAGGACTTCCCCAGCCCCGGGCGACCGAGGACGAAGCCGGAGGGGTTGAGGATGAGGTTCGCGAGGAACCAGAAGATCGGGTCGGCACACACAATCGTCTGCCGCTCGAGATGGTAGCCCAGTGGCACCCCCACGACCGGGTTGGACGAGCCTGCGATGAATGGCCACAGTCCACACACCTGCACCGAGGTGCCCTGGTACTCGACCGGGGCTTCAATGTAGTTCACGTGGCCACCACCAGCCGTGTTCCATCCACGCGGCCCTGGCCGTTCACGGGTTGTCGACCTGGCGTCGCGAACATTGTTCAGCCATTGCCGCAGTGGCCCCTGGCCTTTGTCCGCGTTCTTCTGCTCTTTCGCTGCCTGCCGGTTCATTGCCCGCAGTTCCCTGCGAGAGAGCGTCAGTTTCAGATCGTCGTGAGCTGCTTCAACTCGGGCCTTGTCGCTTCGGTTCATGATCTGTCGCATCATGGTTGCCTCACATCCAATCGCGCAGCTGGTCGGGCAGCATCATGTGATCGGGAACCACTAAGCCCAGCGGCAGTCCTGCCTGGAACGTCACTGCCTGGTTGCCCAACGCTTCGCGGATCTTCAACCGAGCCGGAGTCAGCAGACCAGGGATGCGCTTCTCGAGCTGCTTGAACCGGCTGGTGTCCGCACAGCTGACGGTCACGATCATCCCGAACCGTGTCACACCGGCACCGGCTGCTTCTTCGTCGGCTGATTTCTGGGCCGCCGCACGGCGCATCTTCGCCCGTGCCGTCACACGCCGCTGCTGGGAACCAGCGAACTGAGCATCGTTGATGTCCTGCTCGACCACGTTCGTGGTCTTGTCTGACGGGATCGGGCGGTAGAGCATCGTGATGCGCTTACGCAGCATCCCGTCTTTCGGTGGCTCCATCGCCCGCCGCAGCGACTCCTTGTAGAACAGTCCTCGCGGTCCTTCATACATCGTCCAGGACTTCGAGAACGCACGATCGTGACGGTAGTGATCAAAGGCGTCGAGAGCGAACGTCGGGCCGGCATCCTCCCAATCGAGTCCCGTTCCCTCCTCAGCTCGGGCCTCCTCGATCTGGGACGCGACTGTAGGGTCGTAAGCCGTTCGCGTGTAGTCGATAATGTCCTGGGCCGTAGCCGGCCGCACCGCCGTACCGGCACCTGTGTCGGACAGACCTCCGATGATCATGCCCAAACGGTTACCGATCTCTTCAGCCATCTCGGCCGTGCCCCGGTCTTTGCCGGACCCGTCGATCGCGCGCCCGTCAAAAGTCACGGAGATGTATGTCGAGATCTGCGGGGATCCGTGTGAGTACTCTGACTCGATTGCTTCTGCGACCTGAGAAGAAAACTCGGGAGCAGAATCGACGTGATTCCGCCGCATCATCCGGCGCAGCCTCAGACCGGAATCGGGGGCAATCTCGACTGTGACCTGGGCACCCCGCACGCCCTCGTCCGTTCCTCGTTGCGCCAGCCATGCTCCCCAGTGGGCGACCATGGAGTCCACACGCTCTTTGGCCTGGAGCTCGTCTCCGTCCGCATGAGCAATGAGCACGATCGAGTAGTTCTTCACGCCCTGCCCGACCACTCGGATGAGTCCGAATGGGTTGTCGTATGCGTCTGTGTGCTCACTCAGCTCTGAGGGTGCTAGTAGGCCTGGCAGGCGGCAGCGACCATCTCGCGTTTTGCCAGCAGGGCCGGCCAAGTAGACGTGCTTGCCTGCTTTCTCTTTGCGACGTTGTGCGATTTTCAACATTCTCCGTCCATAGAGTGACCGCCCGTGTTTGCGGGTCACAACCATAAGTACTGCGGACACGATGCCCACGAGCGCCACAATCAGCGCTTGCCAGAACCACTGGCGGGTCATCATGAGCACGATGATGATGATGAAAGGAACACCAGCGAAAGAAACTCCTAGCGGGAGTCCGAGAATCCCCGAACGACCAGGCTTAGAGATATTTCCGAACGTTCCAGGCTGTGGCTTCGTCTCTGTGCTCATACTGCTCACTCGTCCTCAATTGCCTTTTCGACGTTCGCTCCGGCACCGCTCGTGCCATCCGAGATCAGGCCAGCGACGTTCGCGGCATCACCGATGGACGATGAGCCACCCGACGAACCTGCGCCGGATGCACTGCTACCACCGCTCGGCTCAGCCCCAGCAGATTCGGCACCTGCCGCCGCTCCACTCGAACCGGCAGAACCGCCTCCGCTATCGCCCGACGACGAGGCTCCTTCGGAGCTTCCAGACCCCTGAGAAGACTTGTCCGACGATGACTCTGCCCCGTTCGGCTGGCCGCCGGTCTGGGGCTCCGATCCACCTGAACCCGCAGATTCTCCAGCACCGCCCGATGTGCCGCCGCCACTGGCGGCGCCAGCGCTTCCTGAGGAACCAGCCGCTGCCGCACCGCCACCTGCCGGGGCCGACGACGCGCCCGCAGCCGAACCGCCGCCGCCAGCGGCTGCCGCACCGCCGCCACCCGCTGCCGCACCGCTACCCGAAGCGACTGCGCCGCCTCCAGCGGCAGCGCCCGCTCCGCCCGTAGCGGCGATCACTGCTGCGCCCGCCGCTACTGTCGCG
The window above is part of the Brevibacterium spongiae genome. Proteins encoded here:
- a CDS encoding DUF4913 domain-containing protein; protein product: MDEADYAAGLEDDASAEPETVYDNVGEWVTDWLLPTYSRPLDDVAKFRWDPQWWRYPEVVMRLEALWISWEKMRLEGGPAIVVFYRDYLDPMMRTILDPDGPFHTYNPHKEDRDGPREHLPEPLPHSQMPPGLMELL
- a CDS encoding type IV secretory system conjugative DNA transfer family protein, which gives rise to MAQQAGRKTQPLDADTGWLIIGALIALGVMVFGMYWVSVVVDPTIRESAASANPFVVLIAQVTGDVPVTGLQILVFLAQVLILGAVAALIVLAWRKNRRTGSRVDDRARDMTRIKDVDELTEKQASKDAERLGATGASLGVPLGKLVNNMKPLFASWEWVQIWIMGPRAGKTSCVCVPQILETEGPVLATSNKRDIVDLTRGPRSMKGTVWVHDVQGIIGEEPSWFWNPLTFVRDMETAEKLADVFRTSATAKDAREDAYFGPTAKTALSRYIYACALGERPITDVYRWVNDEKDFTAERILREAGEGTIAQALEKDQMVTEKQRDGVYGQIRTWVGILGNPKVAAWVRPNARKRPELDLERFVASTDTLYLISREGGGSARAITAALVMALLTTAEEIAARQRGGRLSTPLMAVLDEAANVVRWHELPDVYSHYGSRGIVVSTFFQSYSQGIEAYGESGMNKLWSAANVRVAGSGLSEDKFLPFLASLVGDRDVTKRSTSTQRGGRSTTTSIQRERIFDTSDIAQLPRGRAIMTASGQPALLLALQHFSTKPYGDDAKASQEYYESVIGETTHG
- a CDS encoding SCO6880 family protein, with the translated sequence MSTETKPQPGTFGNISKPGRSGILGLPLGVSFAGVPFIIIIVLMMTRQWFWQALIVALVGIVSAVLMVVTRKHGRSLYGRRMLKIAQRRKEKAGKHVYLAGPAGKTRDGRCRLPGLLAPSELSEHTDAYDNPFGLIRVVGQGVKNYSIVLIAHADGDELQAKERVDSMVAHWGAWLAQRGTDEGVRGAQVTVEIAPDSGLRLRRMMRRNHVDSAPEFSSQVAEAIESEYSHGSPQISTYISVTFDGRAIDGSGKDRGTAEMAEEIGNRLGMIIGGLSDTGAGTAVRPATAQDIIDYTRTAYDPTVASQIEEARAEEGTGLDWEDAGPTFALDAFDHYRHDRAFSKSWTMYEGPRGLFYKESLRRAMEPPKDGMLRKRITMLYRPIPSDKTTNVVEQDINDAQFAGSQQRRVTARAKMRRAAAQKSADEEAAGAGVTRFGMIVTVSCADTSRFKQLEKRIPGLLTPARLKIREALGNQAVTFQAGLPLGLVVPDHMMLPDQLRDWM